The Polaribacter tangerinus genome has a segment encoding these proteins:
- a CDS encoding efflux RND transporter periplasmic adaptor subunit, with amino-acid sequence MKTTYIFAFATLFLISCGDKKQPSLEEIIASKNLQEIRLKKADLDKKLQQTSEQVKLLIEAIDQLDTLKRTPLVTAFSVKNEVFTHFLEIQGNVKTKQNVLIYPEMPGILREVLVKEGQKVTKGQILAKIDDGGMAQQVAQLEATTALAKTTFERQKRLWAQKIGSEIQYLQAETQYTAQKNTLEQLKKQLDKATIRAPFTGVIDAVIKDQGIVVSPGPGAEIFRIVNLSNMFIEADIPETYITEVTKGKKVSVYFPVLNKTIATNVRQTGNFINPTNRTFKIEVSVPNVNKEIKPNLTAKLKINDYTNTNAILIPQSIISENAAGEQYVYVVKEVKNNIGTAKQVVIKTGKTQDDVIEILEGIHAGDLLINAGARSVKDNQEVKISL; translated from the coding sequence ATGAAAACAACTTATATATTCGCATTCGCTACTTTATTTTTAATTTCTTGTGGAGATAAAAAACAACCTAGTTTGGAAGAAATAATTGCTTCTAAAAACCTGCAAGAAATTCGACTTAAAAAGGCCGATTTAGACAAAAAATTACAACAAACTTCTGAACAAGTAAAGTTACTTATAGAAGCTATAGACCAATTAGACACTTTAAAAAGAACTCCGTTAGTAACAGCTTTTAGTGTTAAAAACGAAGTATTTACACATTTTTTAGAAATTCAGGGAAATGTTAAAACAAAACAGAATGTACTTATTTATCCTGAAATGCCGGGTATTTTAAGAGAAGTGTTGGTAAAAGAAGGACAGAAAGTGACCAAAGGACAAATTTTAGCAAAAATAGACGATGGTGGTATGGCACAACAAGTGGCACAATTAGAGGCTACAACTGCATTAGCAAAAACAACTTTTGAACGTCAGAAAAGATTGTGGGCGCAAAAAATTGGTTCCGAAATACAATATTTACAAGCAGAAACACAATATACAGCTCAAAAAAACACCCTAGAACAACTCAAAAAACAATTAGATAAAGCTACCATAAGAGCTCCTTTTACTGGAGTTATAGATGCTGTAATAAAAGACCAAGGTATCGTAGTTTCTCCTGGTCCTGGAGCAGAAATTTTTAGAATTGTAAATTTATCGAATATGTTTATAGAAGCCGATATTCCAGAAACATACATAACTGAAGTAACTAAAGGAAAAAAGGTATCGGTATATTTTCCTGTTTTAAACAAAACAATTGCTACAAATGTTAGACAAACTGGTAACTTTATAAACCCAACTAATAGAACTTTTAAAATTGAAGTAAGTGTACCAAATGTAAATAAAGAAATAAAGCCCAACCTAACGGCAAAGCTTAAAATTAACGATTATACAAACACAAATGCCATTTTAATTCCGCAAAGTATTATTTCTGAAAATGCTGCTGGAGAGCAATATGTATATGTTGTAAAAGAGGTAAAAAATAATATTGGAACCGCAAAACAAGTGGTTATTAAAACAGGAAAAACACAAGACGATGTAATTGAAATCTTAGAAGGTATTCATGCAGGAGATTTGTTAATAAACGCTGGTGCTAGAAGTGTAAAAGATAATCAAGAGGTTAAAATTAGTCTTTAA
- a CDS encoding ABC transporter ATPase encodes MLVPFDHIPDDAKIWIYPSSRKFYTNEIATIEEKIKGFICSWKPDVENFTASYLLLHQRFIVLTADDITTKLTNTDMDTAVSFILELQETYNVSLLDRMNVCFKQGEYVQYKELKDFKKLLKNKAITEKSIIFDNLVTTKHDFENYWEVPIEHSWYNRFLK; translated from the coding sequence ATGCTTGTTCCTTTTGACCATATTCCGGATGATGCTAAAATTTGGATTTATCCGTCTAGCAGAAAGTTTTATACTAATGAAATAGCTACTATAGAAGAAAAAATAAAGGGTTTTATTTGTAGTTGGAAGCCAGATGTTGAAAACTTTACAGCATCCTATCTACTTTTACACCAGCGTTTTATAGTGTTAACTGCCGATGATATTACCACCAAGCTTACAAACACCGATATGGATACTGCTGTTTCATTTATTTTAGAACTTCAAGAAACCTATAATGTATCTTTATTAGACAGAATGAACGTTTGTTTTAAACAAGGTGAGTATGTGCAATACAAAGAGCTAAAAGACTTTAAAAAATTATTAAAAAATAAAGCTATTACTGAGAAAAGTATCATTTTTGACAATTTAGTTACTACCAAACATGATTTTGAAAATTATTGGGAAGTTCCCATAGAGCATAGCTGGTATAATAGATTTTTAAAGTAA
- a CDS encoding NAD-dependent epimerase/dehydratase family protein → MSEVILILGASGQIGNELTEKLREVYGNNQVIASDIRTGNSMMMNAGPFEIIDATDKDTILKMIKKYHVTQVYLLAAMLSATAEQYPEKAWSLNMNSLLAVLDLAKEKHIKQVYWPSSIAVFGPTTPKEKTPQKTIMEPSTVYGISKLSGEFWCNYYHEKYGVDVRSLRYPGIISWKTKPGGGTTDYAVDIYFKAIESGHYNCFLSKETRLPMMYMNDAVEATIQLMQAKPSDIKIRTAYNLASMDFSPEEIASEIKKHIPGFTITYSPDFRQKIADSWPSSIDDTAAKKDWNWQPKYTLQSMTETMLKNIKKGERSL, encoded by the coding sequence ATGAGTGAAGTTATTTTAATTTTAGGAGCTAGCGGACAAATTGGCAACGAGCTTACAGAAAAATTACGAGAGGTTTATGGAAACAACCAAGTAATTGCTTCAGATATTAGAACAGGAAATTCGATGATGATGAATGCCGGTCCTTTTGAAATTATTGATGCAACAGACAAGGATACTATTTTAAAAATGATAAAAAAATACCATGTTACGCAAGTTTATTTGTTGGCCGCAATGTTATCTGCAACTGCAGAGCAATACCCCGAAAAAGCATGGAGTTTAAATATGAATTCTCTTTTAGCTGTCTTAGACTTAGCCAAAGAAAAACATATAAAACAAGTGTATTGGCCAAGTTCTATTGCAGTTTTCGGTCCAACTACTCCTAAAGAAAAAACTCCACAAAAAACCATTATGGAGCCAAGTACTGTATACGGAATTAGTAAACTTTCGGGAGAATTTTGGTGTAATTACTACCACGAAAAATATGGTGTTGATGTAAGAAGTTTAAGATATCCGGGTATTATTTCTTGGAAAACAAAACCTGGTGGTGGTACTACAGATTATGCTGTAGATATTTACTTTAAAGCTATAGAAAGTGGCCATTATAATTGTTTTTTATCTAAAGAAACTCGCTTGCCAATGATGTATATGAACGATGCTGTAGAGGCTACTATTCAATTAATGCAAGCAAAACCATCGGACATAAAAATAAGAACTGCCTATAATTTAGCTAGTATGGATTTTTCTCCCGAAGAAATTGCATCTGAAATAAAAAAACATATTCCTGGTTTTACCATCACCTATTCTCCAGACTTTAGGCAAAAAATTGCAGATAGTTGGCCTAGTTCTATAGATGATACTGCCGCAAAAAAAGATTGGAACTGGCAACCAAAATACACCTTACAAAGTATGACAGAAACCATGTTAAAAAACATAAAAAAAGGCGAGCGTTCTTTGTAA
- a CDS encoding thioredoxin family protein — translation MKDIIKKSLENSYSYLAYRSLIGNLLEEGKATGPTQSEDLTQYSLLNHKRMQRLDKTIKISEETTATIKSLNKPQTWLVLSEGWCGDAAQNLPVIDKMASLSEHIELKIVLRDENIALMDLFLTNGGRSIPKLIALDEHNNIIDTWGPRPSVATKMVADYKEKNGSIDAAFKQDLQVWYNKNKGKSIQEDFIDILKKA, via the coding sequence ATGAAAGATATTATAAAAAAAAGTCTAGAAAATAGTTATAGTTATTTGGCATATAGAAGCCTAATAGGCAATTTGTTAGAAGAAGGAAAAGCAACAGGACCAACACAATCGGAAGATTTAACTCAATATAGTTTACTAAACCATAAGCGCATGCAACGTTTAGACAAAACAATTAAAATTTCTGAAGAAACTACCGCAACTATTAAATCGTTAAATAAGCCACAAACATGGCTGGTACTCTCAGAAGGATGGTGTGGCGATGCTGCGCAAAATTTACCAGTTATAGATAAAATGGCTTCTTTAAGTGAACATATTGAACTAAAGATTGTTTTGAGAGATGAAAATATAGCTCTAATGGATTTATTTTTAACAAACGGAGGCAGAAGTATACCAAAATTGATTGCGCTAGACGAGCATAATAATATAATAGACACGTGGGGACCAAGACCTTCTGTAGCAACTAAAATGGTAGCAGACTATAAAGAAAAAAATGGAAGTATAGATGCAGCATTTAAACAAGATTTACAAGTTTGGTATAATAAAAATAAAGGGAAAAGTATACAAGAAGATTTTATTGATATTCTTAAAAAAGCCTAA
- a CDS encoding regulatory protein RecX translates to MFEQQKKSYTVQEIKRKLEQYCVYQDRCHKEVEQKMRDYQLIPEAREQILLSLLQDNFLNEERFAKSFARGKFRIKNWGKQRIIRELKFKDISAYNIKTALKEIDETAYIETIYRITQNRNSVITESNHYKRKKKLIDFLLRKGFENDLIYKVVEEVVT, encoded by the coding sequence ATGTTTGAACAGCAAAAAAAATCGTATACGGTACAAGAAATAAAACGTAAATTAGAACAATACTGCGTATACCAAGACAGATGCCATAAAGAGGTAGAACAAAAAATGCGCGATTACCAACTAATACCCGAAGCAAGAGAACAAATTTTATTAAGCTTGTTGCAAGATAATTTTTTAAATGAAGAACGGTTTGCTAAAAGTTTTGCTCGCGGAAAATTTAGAATTAAAAATTGGGGAAAACAGCGAATTATAAGAGAACTAAAATTTAAAGATATCTCTGCATACAACATAAAAACAGCTTTAAAAGAAATAGACGAAACAGCCTATATCGAAACTATATACAGAATTACCCAAAATAGAAATAGTGTAATTACAGAAAGTAACCACTACAAAAGAAAGAAAAAACTCATAGATTTCTTACTAAGAAAAGGGTTTGAAAACGACTTAATTTACAAAGTAGTAGAAGAAGTAGTAACATAA
- a CDS encoding efflux RND transporter permease subunit, which produces MSKINKKTDKEFKLSSWAIANKTTMYVVIFLILILGISAYFSMPREDFPEIKETKIYISTLYPGNTAEDIEKLITDPLEDQLKGLSGVVEITSTSQEDYSMIIVEFDDDMDVEVAKQRVKDKLDTEKASEDWPTFNGAKVDPNAFDLSISEEVPFLNINISGDYTLQKLKQFAEYLQDDIEDLPEVKQADIRGVQDKEVEVAVDIYKMMAMQVSFDDITGAIQRGNVTSSAGNLIASGQRRTIRILGEIDKPKDLENFVIKTENGNAIYLKDVATVSFREKDKTTYARKDGKQVVMLDVKKRAGKNMVAAADEVKVIVNNAIKNYFPSNLEVTITNDLSDKTIGQVDDLVNNIIFGIILVVTVLMFFLGFKNALFVGFAIPMSMFMSLMILGLMGYTLNTMILFGLIMGLGMLVDNGIVVVENVYRLMDEEGLTRVEAAKKGIGEIAFPIIISTITTVAAFVPLGLWPGLFGQFMKYFPITLSVVLGSSLVVAIFFNSVLVSQFMTVEDKDMPLKKIIYISLIIGGFGLLILLFGGEYRGLGSVMVFTAIMLWVYRLILRKAANYFQNNTLVSLENFYERALKGALKGWRPYAITIGTFVLLFIAFAGFGWSVGSQRTKIEFFPDNKPNQVVVYIEYPQGTDIERTNKITKEIEQRVYGILNEDVYLDNGYNYMVESAVSQVGEGAGNPQTDGGSSAEMPHKGKITASMREYKYRRGQDSEALRQKVQEALTGIYPGVLISVEKDANGPPAGAPINIELEGDDYEGLIVAAEKMRLYVNSRNVPGIDELKIDVNKDKPSMKVLVDRQKAGELGVSTGQVGQQLRNAIFGAKAGIYKEGGDDYDINVRFNEDIRYNKSALFNQKITFRDNTGKVKAIPVSAIAKQSNTSGFSAIKHRDTKRVVTVYSQLAPGYVDAAAVVNQIKEEMKNYTGISNDIRIDYTGQIEEQNKQQAFLGSAFFKGLGLIFFILIFQFNSVSKPTIIMIAIFLSFIGVFGGIVLTGSSFVIMMTMMGIISLAGIVVNNGVVLLDYTQLLIDRKREDLGLEEEEVLPMEDLFTSIVKAGKARLRPVLLTAITTILGLIPLAIGLNINFFTLFSEFDANIYMGGDNVIFWGPLAWTVIYGLFIATFLTLIVVPILFFLISKFKMRIKGQLKTA; this is translated from the coding sequence ATGAGTAAAATCAACAAAAAAACCGATAAAGAATTTAAACTATCATCATGGGCTATTGCCAACAAAACTACCATGTATGTTGTTATATTCTTAATTTTAATTTTAGGAATCTCTGCATATTTTAGCATGCCTAGAGAAGATTTTCCAGAAATTAAAGAAACTAAAATTTACATTAGTACATTATACCCAGGTAATACTGCCGAAGATATAGAAAAACTAATTACAGATCCGTTAGAAGACCAACTAAAAGGTTTAAGCGGTGTGGTAGAAATTACCTCTACTTCTCAAGAAGACTACTCTATGATTATTGTAGAATTTGATGATGATATGGATGTAGAAGTAGCCAAACAAAGAGTAAAAGACAAATTAGATACAGAAAAAGCTTCTGAAGATTGGCCTACTTTTAATGGCGCAAAAGTAGATCCGAATGCTTTTGACTTAAGTATTTCTGAAGAAGTTCCGTTTTTAAACATTAATATTTCTGGCGACTATACATTGCAAAAATTAAAACAATTTGCAGAGTATTTACAAGATGATATTGAAGATTTACCAGAAGTAAAACAAGCAGATATTAGAGGTGTTCAGGACAAAGAAGTTGAAGTTGCTGTAGACATTTATAAAATGATGGCAATGCAAGTAAGTTTTGACGATATTACAGGTGCCATACAAAGAGGAAATGTTACCTCATCTGCAGGAAACTTAATTGCTAGTGGGCAACGAAGAACCATTCGTATATTGGGTGAGATTGACAAACCTAAAGACTTAGAAAACTTTGTTATAAAAACAGAAAACGGCAATGCCATTTACCTTAAAGACGTGGCAACGGTTAGTTTTAGAGAAAAAGATAAAACTACCTATGCCAGAAAAGATGGCAAACAAGTGGTAATGCTCGATGTAAAAAAACGTGCCGGTAAAAATATGGTGGCAGCAGCAGATGAAGTAAAAGTGATAGTAAATAATGCTATAAAAAACTACTTTCCGTCTAACCTAGAAGTTACCATTACCAACGATTTGTCGGACAAAACCATTGGTCAGGTAGATGATTTGGTAAATAATATTATTTTCGGAATTATACTGGTAGTTACCGTTTTAATGTTCTTTTTAGGTTTTAAAAATGCGCTGTTTGTTGGTTTTGCCATACCAATGTCTATGTTTATGTCTTTAATGATTTTAGGCTTGATGGGATACACCCTAAATACAATGATTCTTTTTGGTTTAATTATGGGGCTCGGTATGTTGGTAGACAACGGTATTGTGGTGGTAGAAAATGTATATCGTTTAATGGACGAAGAAGGATTAACTCGTGTAGAAGCAGCTAAAAAAGGAATTGGAGAAATTGCTTTTCCTATCATAATATCTACCATAACTACTGTTGCGGCATTTGTTCCTTTAGGATTGTGGCCAGGACTTTTTGGTCAGTTTATGAAATATTTTCCAATTACCCTATCGGTGGTTTTAGGATCTTCTTTAGTCGTTGCCATTTTCTTTAATTCTGTATTAGTATCTCAATTTATGACTGTAGAGGATAAAGACATGCCGCTAAAAAAGATTATCTATATTTCTTTAATTATTGGCGGTTTTGGCCTTTTAATTTTACTATTTGGTGGCGAATATAGAGGTTTAGGTTCTGTAATGGTTTTTACAGCAATAATGCTTTGGGTATACAGACTAATTTTAAGAAAAGCCGCAAACTATTTTCAGAATAACACATTAGTATCTCTAGAAAACTTTTATGAAAGAGCCTTAAAAGGAGCTTTAAAAGGCTGGAGACCATATGCCATAACTATAGGCACATTTGTATTATTATTTATAGCTTTTGCCGGTTTTGGATGGTCTGTTGGTTCGCAAAGAACAAAAATTGAATTCTTTCCAGACAATAAACCAAATCAGGTTGTCGTATACATAGAGTATCCGCAAGGAACGGATATAGAAAGAACCAATAAAATAACGAAAGAAATAGAACAACGTGTTTATGGTATTTTAAATGAAGATGTATACCTAGACAATGGCTACAATTACATGGTAGAAAGTGCTGTTTCTCAGGTTGGTGAAGGAGCCGGAAACCCTCAAACAGATGGCGGTTCCTCTGCAGAAATGCCACATAAAGGTAAAATTACAGCGTCTATGCGAGAGTATAAATACAGACGCGGACAAGATAGTGAGGCGCTAAGGCAAAAAGTACAAGAAGCTTTAACTGGCATTTACCCTGGTGTTTTAATTTCTGTAGAAAAAGATGCTAATGGTCCGCCTGCTGGAGCACCAATTAATATAGAGTTAGAAGGAGACGATTATGAGGGGTTGATAGTTGCTGCAGAAAAAATGCGCCTATATGTAAACTCTAGAAATGTACCAGGTATTGATGAGCTAAAGATAGATGTAAATAAAGATAAGCCTTCTATGAAGGTGCTGGTAGACAGGCAAAAAGCAGGAGAATTAGGAGTTTCTACCGGTCAGGTAGGCCAACAATTAAGAAATGCTATTTTTGGTGCTAAAGCAGGTATTTATAAAGAAGGTGGCGATGATTATGATATTAATGTTCGTTTTAATGAAGATATTCGATACAATAAAAGTGCTTTATTTAATCAGAAAATTACTTTTAGAGATAATACCGGAAAAGTAAAAGCAATTCCTGTTTCGGCAATAGCCAAACAAAGTAACACTTCTGGTTTTAGTGCAATTAAACACCGAGATACTAAAAGAGTCGTTACCGTATACTCTCAATTAGCACCGGGTTATGTAGATGCTGCTGCAGTAGTAAATCAGATAAAGGAAGAAATGAAAAATTATACCGGTATCTCTAACGATATTCGCATTGATTATACTGGTCAAATAGAGGAACAAAATAAGCAACAAGCATTTTTAGGAAGTGCGTTTTTTAAAGGACTAGGTCTTATTTTCTTTATCTTAATTTTTCAGTTTAACTCTGTTTCTAAACCTACCATTATAATGATTGCTATCTTTTTAAGCTTTATTGGTGTGTTTGGCGGAATCGTTTTAACTGGTAGTTCTTTTGTTATTATGATGACCATGATGGGAATTATATCTTTGGCGGGTATTGTAGTAAATAATGGGGTTGTTCTACTAGATTATACACAACTTTTAATTGATAGAAAACGAGAAGATTTAGGCTTAGAAGAGGAAGAAGTTTTACCTATGGAAGATTTATTTACAAGCATTGTAAAAGCTGGTAAAGCGCGTTTAAGACCTGTTCTATTAACTGCAATAACTACTATTTTAGGACTTATTCCGTTAGCAATTGGTTTAAACATTAACTTTTTTACCCTTTTTAGCGAGTTTGATGCTAATATTTATATGGGTGGAGACAACGTTATTTTTTGGGGACCTTTGGCTTGGACGGTTATTTACGGACTTTTTATAGCTACCTTTTTAACTCTAATAGTAGTGCCTATTTTATTCTTTTTAATAAGTAAATTTAAAATGAGAATAAAAGGACAGTTAAAAACGGCCTAA
- a CDS encoding nuclear transport factor 2 family protein: MTKSSVLIIAIFLLLACKKSDKNIVNKQQEKTTIDSLLTAFHKGATDADYHSFFNKLDKEAVYIGTAAEEVWSKKAFEQFSKPYFDAGKAWDFKTLERTVYISKEGNFAWFNELLNTWMGTCRGSGVLEKKQNTWQIKQYVLSVAIPNNDIQKVIAVKKENDALFLEKYNNE, from the coding sequence ATGACAAAAAGTAGTGTTCTAATTATTGCCATTTTTTTACTATTGGCATGTAAAAAATCGGATAAAAATATTGTAAATAAACAGCAAGAAAAAACAACTATAGATAGTTTGCTAACTGCTTTTCATAAAGGAGCCACAGATGCCGACTATCATAGTTTTTTTAATAAGTTAGATAAAGAGGCAGTTTATATAGGAACAGCAGCAGAAGAAGTTTGGTCTAAAAAAGCATTTGAGCAGTTTAGTAAACCATATTTTGATGCTGGTAAGGCTTGGGATTTTAAAACTTTAGAGCGAACAGTTTACATAAGTAAAGAGGGTAATTTTGCTTGGTTTAACGAACTATTAAATACTTGGATGGGAACTTGTAGAGGTTCTGGTGTTTTAGAAAAAAAACAAAACACATGGCAAATTAAGCAATACGTACTTTCTGTTGCCATACCAAATAACGACATACAAAAGGTAATTGCTGTTAAAAAAGAAAACGATGCCCTTTTCTTAGAGAAATACAATAATGAATAA